Proteins encoded within one genomic window of Triticum aestivum cultivar Chinese Spring chromosome 2D, IWGSC CS RefSeq v2.1, whole genome shotgun sequence:
- the LOC123049551 gene encoding chitinase 5, whose product MAKLAMPLAATFLALGLAVLLLSAAGPAVAQNCNCPAGMCCSQWGYCGTGPDYCGAGCQSGPCTVASSGAAAAEASVGKPVGSNRTP is encoded by the coding sequence ATGGCAAAGCTAGCGATGCCGCTCGCTGCGACGTTCCTGGCACTCGGGCTGGCAGTGCTCCTCCTGTCCGCCGCCGGTCCGGCGGTCGCGCAGAACTGCAACTGCCCGGCGGGCATGTGCTGCAGCCAGTGGGGTTACTGCGGCACGGGCCCGGACTACTGCGGCGCCGGGTGCCAGTCGGGCCCGTGCACGGTGGCGAGCAGTGGCGCCGCAGCTGCGGAGGCGTCCGTCGGCAAGCCCGTGGGGAGCAACCGCACCCCATAG
- the LOC123053753 gene encoding chitinase 5, producing the protein MARSPMAMLPFLALGVAALVLSAAGMVAAQKCGCRANECCSQYGYCGTTDAYCGQGCQSGPCSGSGGGGGSGVSVESVVTEAFFNGIKSRAGNGCAGKSFYTRPSFLSAARANPNFGKGRTTDDGKREIAAFFAHVTHETGHMCYIEEIGGARQNYCDRKYTQWPCASGKGYYGRGPLQLTWNYNYGAAGKSVGFDGLNNPEKVAQDPEVAFKAALWFWMNNVKQVLPRGFGATTRAINSGECNGGNAAAMNARAGYYRAYCRQFGVDPGNSLTC; encoded by the exons ATGGCGAGGTCGCCCATGGCGATGCTCCCGTTCTTGGCGCTCGGGGTGGCAGCACTAGTCCTATCTGCCGCGGGAATGGTGGCCGCGCAGAAGTGCGGCTGCCGGGCGAACGAGTGCTGCAGCCAGTACGGGTATTGCGGCACTACCGACGCCTACTGCGGACAAGGGTGTCAGTCTGGCCCGTGctcggggagcggcggcggcggcgggagcggcgTCTCCGTGGAGAGCGTCGTCACCGAGGCGTTCTTCAACGGGATCAAGTCCCGGGCCGGCAACGGGTGCGCCGGCAAGAGCTTTTACACGCGCCCGTCGTTCCTGAGCGCCGCCCGGGCCAACCCCAACTTCGGGAAAGGCCGCACGACCGACGACGGCAAGAGGGAGATAGCCGCCTTCttcgcccacgtcacgcacgagaCCGGAC ACATGTGCTACATCGAGGAGATCGGCGGGGCGAGGCAGAACTACTGCGACAGGAAGTACACGCAGTGGCCGTGCGCCTCGGGGAAGGGGTACTACGGGCGCGGGCCGCTGCAGCTGACGTGGAACTACAACTACGGGGCGGCGGGGAAGAGCGTGGGATTCGACGGGCTGAACAACCCGGAGAAGGTGGCGCAGGACCCGGAGGTGGCGTTCAAGGCGGCGCTCTGGTTCTGGATGAACAACGTGAAGCAGGTCCTGCCGCGGGGGTTCGGCGCCACGACCAGGGCCATCAACAGCGGCGAGTGCAACGGCGGGAACGCGGCCGCCATGAACGCCCGGGCGGGCTACTACAGGGCCTACTGCAGGCAGTTCGGCGTCGACCCGGGGAACAGCCTCACTTGCTAG